In a single window of the Streptococcus ilei genome:
- a CDS encoding phosphoglycerate mutase: protein MVKLVFARHGESEWNKANLFTGWADVDLSEKGTQQAIDAGKLIKEAGIEFDQAYTSVLKRAIKTTNLALEASDQLWVPVEKSWRLNERHYGGLTGKNKAEAAEQFGDEQVHIWRRSYDVLPPAMARDDEHSAHTDRRYASLDDSVIPDAENLKVTLERALPFWEDKIAPALKDGKNVFVGAHGNSIRALVKHIKQLSDDEIMDVEIPNFPPLIFEFDEKLNVVSEYYLGK, encoded by the coding sequence ATGGTAAAATTGGTTTTTGCTCGCCACGGTGAGTCTGAATGGAACAAAGCTAACCTTTTCACTGGTTGGGCTGATGTTGATTTGTCTGAAAAAGGTACACAACAAGCGATCGACGCTGGTAAATTGATCAAAGAAGCTGGTATCGAATTTGACCAAGCTTACACTTCAGTATTGAAACGTGCGATCAAAACAACTAACTTGGCTCTTGAAGCATCTGACCAACTTTGGGTTCCGGTTGAAAAATCATGGCGCTTGAACGAACGTCACTATGGTGGATTGACTGGTAAAAACAAAGCTGAAGCTGCTGAACAATTTGGTGATGAGCAAGTTCACATTTGGCGTCGTTCATACGATGTATTGCCTCCTGCAATGGCTCGCGATGATGAGCACTCAGCACACACTGACCGTCGTTACGCTTCACTTGACGACTCAGTCATTCCAGATGCTGAAAACTTGAAAGTTACTTTGGAACGTGCGCTTCCATTCTGGGAAGATAAAATCGCTCCAGCTCTTAAAGACGGTAAGAACGTATTCGTAGGAGCACACGGTAACTCAATCCGTGCCCTTGTAAAACACATCAAACAATTGTCAGACGATGAAATCATGGACGTGGAAATCCCTAACTTCCCACCATTGATATTCGAATTTGACGAAAAATTGAACGTAGTTTCTGAATACTATCTTGGTAAGTAA
- the metG gene encoding methionine--tRNA ligase, translating to MTKSFYITTPIYYPSGKLHIGSAYTTIACDVLARYKRMMNYDVFYLTGLDEHGQKIQQKAEEAGITPQAYVDGMAVGVKELWQLLDISYDKFIRTTDDYHEKVVAQVFERLLAQDDIYLGEYSGWYSVSDEEFFTESQLAEVYRDENGKVIGGVAPSGHEVEWVSEESYFLRLSKYQDRLVEFFKSQPDFITPDGRLNEMLKNFIEPGLEDLAVSRTTFTWGVPVPSNPKHVVYVWIDALLNYVTALGYGQEQHGNFDKFWNGTVFHMVGKDILRFHSIYWPILLMMLDIKLPDRLIAHGWFVMKDGKMSKSKGNVIYPEMLVERFGLDPLRYYLLRSLPVGSDGTFTPEDYVARINYELANDLGNLLNRTVAMINKYFGGQVPAYIENATAFDADLAKVVEENIAEYHKQMNAVDYPRALEAVWNIISRTNKYIDETAPWVLAKEDGDKEQLAAVMAHLAASLRVVAHLIQPFMMNTSNAIMEQLGLGLDFDLENLTLAGFPENVTVVAKGTPIFPRLDMDEEIAYIQSQMTAGKTEEKEWIPEEVELKSEKDEIKFEDFDKVEIRVAEVKEVERVEGSDKLLRFRLDAGDGEDRQILSGIAKFYPNEQELVGKKLQIVANLKPRKMMKKYVSQGMILSAEHGDQLTVLTVDPSVLNGSIIG from the coding sequence ATGACAAAATCATTCTACATCACAACCCCTATCTATTACCCATCTGGTAAATTGCATATTGGTTCAGCTTATACAACCATTGCCTGTGACGTCTTGGCGCGTTACAAACGCATGATGAACTACGATGTTTTCTACCTGACTGGTCTCGATGAGCACGGGCAAAAGATCCAGCAAAAAGCAGAGGAAGCTGGGATTACGCCACAAGCTTATGTAGATGGGATGGCGGTTGGAGTGAAAGAACTCTGGCAATTACTCGATATCTCATATGATAAATTCATCCGTACGACTGACGATTACCATGAAAAAGTGGTGGCCCAAGTCTTTGAACGCCTACTTGCGCAAGATGACATCTACCTGGGTGAATACTCTGGTTGGTATTCAGTCTCTGATGAAGAGTTCTTTACAGAAAGCCAATTGGCTGAGGTTTACCGTGATGAGAATGGTAAAGTCATCGGTGGGGTAGCGCCATCAGGTCACGAAGTAGAATGGGTTTCTGAAGAATCTTATTTCCTTCGCCTCAGCAAATACCAAGACCGCTTGGTCGAATTTTTCAAGTCCCAACCGGATTTCATCACGCCGGATGGCCGTCTCAATGAAATGTTGAAAAACTTCATCGAACCCGGTTTGGAAGACTTGGCGGTATCTCGGACCACCTTTACCTGGGGAGTCCCAGTCCCATCCAATCCAAAACACGTAGTCTATGTATGGATTGACGCCCTTCTCAACTACGTGACGGCACTTGGTTATGGTCAAGAGCAGCATGGCAACTTTGACAAATTCTGGAACGGAACGGTCTTCCACATGGTTGGAAAAGACATTCTTCGTTTCCACTCTATCTACTGGCCAATCCTTCTCATGATGCTCGATATCAAATTGCCAGATCGCTTGATTGCCCATGGTTGGTTTGTCATGAAAGACGGTAAGATGTCTAAGTCTAAAGGAAATGTCATCTACCCAGAAATGTTGGTGGAACGCTTTGGCTTGGATCCGCTTCGCTACTACCTCTTGCGCAGTCTGCCAGTTGGTTCAGATGGTACTTTCACACCAGAAGACTATGTGGCTCGCATCAACTATGAATTGGCCAATGACCTTGGAAACCTCCTCAACCGGACGGTGGCCATGATCAACAAGTACTTTGGTGGTCAAGTCCCTGCTTATATCGAAAATGCCACTGCATTTGATGCAGATTTGGCCAAGGTAGTCGAAGAAAACATCGCTGAATACCACAAGCAAATGAACGCGGTTGATTACCCACGCGCTTTGGAAGCAGTATGGAACATCATCTCTCGTACCAACAAGTACATCGATGAGACTGCTCCTTGGGTACTTGCTAAAGAAGATGGTGACAAGGAACAATTGGCAGCGGTCATGGCTCACTTGGCAGCAAGTCTCCGTGTCGTAGCTCACCTCATCCAACCATTCATGATGAACACCTCAAATGCCATTATGGAACAACTTGGCTTGGGCTTGGACTTCGATCTTGAGAACTTGACCCTAGCAGGCTTCCCTGAAAATGTCACAGTAGTTGCCAAAGGAACTCCAATCTTCCCTCGCCTGGATATGGATGAAGAAATTGCCTACATCCAATCTCAAATGACTGCTGGTAAAACAGAAGAAAAAGAATGGATTCCAGAAGAAGTGGAACTCAAGTCTGAAAAAGATGAGATTAAATTTGAAGACTTTGACAAGGTCGAAATCCGTGTGGCAGAGGTCAAAGAAGTTGAACGCGTCGAAGGATCTGACAAATTGCTTCGCTTCCGCCTAGATGCAGGAGATGGCGAAGACCGTCAAATCCTCTCTGGTATCGCAAAATTCTATCCAAATGAACAAGAATTGGTCGGCAAGAAACTCCAAATCGTGGCCAACCTCAAACCACGTAAGATGATGAAGAAATATGTCAGCCAAGGCATGATTCTTTCTGCAGAACACGGGGATCAATTAACAGTCTTAACCGTTGATCCATCTGTGCTAAATGGCAGCATCATTGGCTAA
- a CDS encoding helix-turn-helix domain-containing protein: MIIVNLDVMLAKRKMKSNELADKIGITTANLSILKTGKAKAIRFTTLEAICKELDCQPGDILEYRPDE; this comes from the coding sequence ATGATTATCGTCAATCTAGATGTCATGCTGGCCAAGCGAAAGATGAAATCCAATGAGCTAGCTGACAAAATCGGCATCACTACCGCCAACCTCTCCATCCTTAAGACAGGCAAGGCCAAAGCTATCCGCTTCACCACCCTTGAAGCTATCTGCAAAGAACTGGACTGCCAGCCCGGAGATATCCTGGAATACCGGCCAGATGAATAG